Within the Acidimicrobiia bacterium genome, the region GCACCGCGATCGTCATCGTCCTCAACAAGTGGGATCTGCTCGGCACCGAGGCCCGGGCCGAGCTCCGCCGGAGGGTCGAGCGCGACCTCGCGTTCCTCGGCTACGCGCCGGTGCTGCCGATCTCGGCGCTCACCGGCAGCAAGGTCGTCAGCCTGCTCCCCGCCCTGCGCAACGCGGAGCGGGCGTATCACGGTCGCATCCCGACGGGGGCGCTCAACCGCGTGCTGCGCGACGCCCAGGCCGCGCACCCGCCGCCGCTCGAGGGCCGCCGCCGGCCGCGGATCCTCTACGCGACGCAGGGTGCCAGCGACCCGCCGACGGTCACGCTGTTCACGAGCGGCACGCTGCCGGCCACCTACCTGCGTTACCTCGAGCGCCGGCTGCGCGAGTCGTTCGACGTCGGGCCGACGCCGCTGAAGCTGCGGGTCCGCCGCCAGCGCAACTGAGCCCCGAGCGGCCGCGCTCCTGAGAGAACCGCCCCTCGCCTGATCCGTTCGGCCCATTGTGGCCACGGACCGTGGGTCGCACGATGCCGAGGGTGGGTTCTCGGCTCGATGCGGCCGTTCGCAGCGCCAGCCCTGCCTGAGAGGCGGGCCGCGACCTCTGAACCGCCGTCCAAAGCCGCCGATGGAACAGGTACCGCGATCGGTGCCGCGAGACGGATGGTGGCAGAGAATGCGCAACGTACGAAGCTTGGCGACGGCCGTTCGGCGGCGATTGGGTCGAGCGCGCGGCGAAGACGGTGAGCGCGGCGCGGTCCTCGTCGAGGCCGCGATCGTGATCCCGCTCCTCATGCTGATCACGCTCGGCATCATCGAGTACGGCAGCGCGTACCAGCAGGACGCCGCGGTCGCCGCGGCGTCGCGCTCCGGTGCACGCGTTGCGTCGGCGCTGCCGAAGACGGACTTCGGATGCACGCCCGTCACCTCGTGCTCCGGTGGCGGAACCGATTCCGCGGTCACGGTGGCGAACGCGGTCTCGACCGCGCTGCAATCGGTCGGTTCCGCGGCACCGCAGAAGTTGGTCATCTACGACGCCGACCCCGACGCCGACGGCAACGGCGCGCCGAACTTCACGGGCTGCACGCACTGCATGACGTACACCTGGAACACGAGCACGAAGCAGTTCAACACG harbors:
- a CDS encoding TadE family protein: MATAVRRRLGRARGEDGERGAVLVEAAIVIPLLMLITLGIIEYGSAYQQDAAVAAASRSGARVASALPKTDFGCTPVTSCSGGGTDSAVTVANAVSTALQSVGSAAPQKLVIYDADPDADGNGAPNFTGCTHCMTYTWNTSTKQFNTTKSSGTGWLSTGQYACAANTNPHGDVGPEAIGVYVQMTHTAVTHLFGGNKTLSGTTVMRFEPNVSSTCANTTT